One window from the genome of Sardina pilchardus chromosome 12, fSarPil1.1, whole genome shotgun sequence encodes:
- the knl1 gene encoding uncharacterized protein knl1, which translates to MESTETFNFDFDRVGSSKRRISSILKAPRTSVKVTEVGLKEPQQGDKSKPTEKRRSSRRVSFAATKNVVVFSKDMTSSSDEQSPSPSLTPTGADCHDAKGIYDGIENLLKAPLQEPQKRKKIQFFSDPVLPDGCDDKTVLFGEDTACMDMTHCHTIIIDKDSDKSDLKFTINSDMSVGKINKPASAMLQNAEPTLDFGAFLASVSHQQGAGKNTRNERSYMTRDQTVFGDETECMDMTNCHTVVIDNDSGDTDFNFSKKAPMSTSGIFNTINKGSNIPQANVGVLKKSDADADFGMFLATLSKKKGPGNISKEESCSPLQFSTLPTQKVDSNGFLSRLNARCTVIDKENQPPALSDSKPQGLHLRASIPSTDDFMDLTKSHTVAIDGRGFLQKQQAEQKEKPWAIGRRSANASRLDCNGLIGSLKSPDPDDMDLTKSQTVAINCKNMDLVRSSSSRVMRGEVDPNKTQIFSGDNVGMELTGVINVTAEQTLHTVSSFPLSKSRGSTVLDAPSVSHPHRVHHFQNDQWTVDPANTDDMEMTKSQTVVIDSKGCERKNMDLVRSLSSNVRRGEVDPNKTQIFSGDNVGMELTGVINVTAEQPLYTVSSFPLSKSRGSTVMDAPSVSHPHRVHHFQNDQWTVDPANNDDMEMTKSQTVVIDSKGCERKNMDLVRSLSSNIRRGEVDPNKTQIFSGDNVGMELTGVINVTAEQPLYTVSSFPLSKSRGSTVLDAPSVSHPHRVHHFQNDQWTVDPANTDDMEMTKSQTVVIDSKGCERKNMDLVRSLSSNIRRGEVDPNKTQIFSGDNVGMELTGVINVTAEHEKFPEKTFHTESSFPLSKSRVVTVPDAPLVSHPHRVHHFQNDQWTVDPANTDDMEMTKSQTVVIDAKGCERERPNKRRKSLATNRSVMFAQNDEGMEFTEGFTGHIEATESKTSIFPMTDASLPSSQASVLQISTACKDVGFTSDKSAVMDLHPSDVSDGCKSSTKKFFPFESLMSKPCESEGITADLSFVTGRKSFFPSLGLDDAELTSSKHVSADLQVTTKSMPYMTTKSNSQHFPGEGNDMKMKFANPPSDEHDGAPLQEVEPISSCTDRNVDSAKPDPVSPPDHTVTKRSDPEIQKGKSRRRSLLDLKSKLRRISQTINEPDKSVVDRAALPLPRLEVTEKFLDNTEMVDTVGCRSQTTVEGVSEQADNVESSKIASLANNETKPLTARLSFGGFLPKLPSRPKPVLTDHASETTYVFKNNCLEAGADAASTNLLDNFETDDINDEQLPEMSSEEDISVTIDDQSLKQTQGEGHCSMNSKLEDLEDNVFSPTLNVTKSLKRACPEDGHDDGPLEQKRKQDISPPEVTGSAFSSVQWDANATEEASNVMTKTIDATGSSSNSTYLKSEATFESTYKYSQCDSQIDRTLDYEFDFHKKIEDGSITVNEFLRHFGIDFVIHRSRPSALPDNFSPNPTPQLEHLLKETYIYRPKQRVYEADCGKVTDKVEGLKSRMQQQDHPLKHINESLLQELANLSKEQLLSFGSKLKERKVYFRKRSKIISHEMKTSMYSELVQTTQEAKQKIEEKVLETDTLLKDLDACIHDLEAELAAVDSALRVDQVHVQRDAHPALKNRQEELERLDSVVAEKERQVVDMESEKKNKADKLERLREEMKDIEKHTSVLHSVNEWKLNLKEDERTQFSFLHKTLFLEVVHQRSSGMLAPKGEMEQKLCDISFDFRLDAEKSECHTVMVHDLLSQLLKSGKDWLKRYSTTYDIPMLLHEVSLVVSRVRLLGEEIHRLKKWGALRLGVLEIKCANRRVQIVFSSLKTFVKFQLTLAITSAYPFGGVEIQSFQNYIGNTRVDQIEDLVSSIEPAKGYLTKIIKMIHDHILV; encoded by the exons GAGCAGACTGTCATGATGCAAA AGGCATCTATGATG GCATTGAAAACCTATTAAAGGCACCCCTGCAGGAGCCACAAAAAAGGAAGAAG ATTCAGTTCTTCTCAGATCCAGTTCTACCAGATGGTTGTGACGATAAGACAGTACTATTTGGAGAAGATACtgcatgcatggacatgacTCATTGTCATACAATTATCATTGACAAAGACTCTGATAAAAGTGACTTGAAGTTCACAATCAATTCAGATATGTCAGTCGGCAAGATCAATAAACCAGCGAGTGCCATGCTACAGAATGCAGAACCGACTTTGGATTTTGGTGCTTTCCTTGCAAGTGTTTCTCACCAGCAGGGAGCTGGGAAGAATACAAGAAATGAGAGATCTTACATGACTAGAGATCAGACAGTGTTTGGAGATGAGACAGAATGCATGGATATGACCAATTGTCATACAGTTGTCATTGATAATGATTCAGGTGACACTGATTTTAACTTCTCAAAGAAAGCACCAATGTCAACAAGTGGAATCTTTAACACTATCAACAAAGGCAGCAACATACCGCAAGCAAATGTAGGAGTTCTAAAAAAATCAGATGCTGATGCAGATTTCGGAATGTTCCTTGCAACCTTGTCCAAGAAAAAGGGACCTGGGAATATTTCAAAAGAGGAGTCTTGCTCGCCTCTTCAGTTTAGTACTCTTCCAACCCAGAAAGTGGATTCCAACGGATTTCTTTCCCGTCTAAATGCCCGATGTACAGTAATCGACAAAGAAAATCAGCCTCCTGCTCTGTCAGACTCAAAACCTCAAGGCCTTCACCTTAGGGCATCAATCCCATCAACTGATGACTTCATGGATCTAACAAAAAGTCATACCGTTGCAATAGATGGAAGAGGTTTTCTTCAAAAGCAACAAGCAGAACAGAAAGAGAAGCCATGGGCTATTGGACGGCGTAGTGCCAATGCATCTAGACTGGATTGTAATGGCTTGATAGGTTCCCTGAAATCACCTGATCCAGATGACATGGACTTGACAAAGAGTCAGACCGTTGCAATCAACTGTAAGAATATGGATTTGGTGAGGTCCTCATCAAGCAGAGTCATGAGGGGTGAGGTGGATCCCAACAAAACACAGATTTTCTCTGGCGATAATGTTGGAATGGAGCTCACGGGAGTCATTAATGTAACTGCGGAACAGACGCTCCATACAGTATCTAGTTTCCCTCTTTCAAAATCCAGGGGGTCTACTGTCCTGGATGCCCCATCAGTAAGTCACCCCCACAGGGTTCACCATTTCCAGAATGATCAGTGGACTGTTGACCCTGCAAATACTGATGACATGGAAATGACGAAGAGCCAGACTGTGGTAATCGACAGCAAGGGCTGTGAGCGAAAAAACATGGATTTGGTTAGGTCCCTATCGAGCAACGTCAGGAGGGGTGAGGTGGATCCCAACAAAACACAGATTTTCTCTGGAGATAATGTTGGAATGGAGCTCACGGGAGTCATTAATGTAACTGCGGAACAGcccctatatacagtatctagtTTCCCTCTTTCAAAATCCAGGGGGTCTACTGTCATGGATGCCCCATCAGTAAGTCACCCCCACAGGGTTCACCATTTCCAGAATGATCAGTGGACTGTTGACCCTGCAAATAATGATGACATGGAAATGACGAAGAGCCAGACTGTGGTAATCGACAGCAAGGGCTGTGAGCGAAAAAACATGGATTTGGTTAGGTCCCTATCGAGCAACATCAGGAGGGGTGAGGTGGATCCCAACAAAACACAGATTTTCTCTGGAGATAATGTTGGAATGGAGCTGACGGGAGTCATTAATGTAACTGCGGAACAGcccctatatacagtatctagtTTCCCTCTTTCAAAATCCAGGGGGTCTACTGTCCTGGATGCCCCATCAGTAAGTCACCCCCACAGGGTTCACCATTTCCAGAATGATCAGTGGACTGTTGACCCTGCAAATACTGATGACATGGAAATGACGAAGAGCCAGACTGTGGTAATCGACAGCAAGGGCTGTGAGCGAAAAAACATGGATTTGGTTAGGTCCCTATCGAGCAACATCAGGAGGGGTGAGGTGGATCCCAACAAAACACAGATTTTCTCTGGAGATAATGTTGGAATGGAGCTGACGGGAGTCATTAATGTAACTGCGGAACATGAAAAATTCCCTGAAAAGACCTTCCATACAGAATCTAGTTTCCCTCTTTCAAAATCCAGGGTGGTTACTGTCCCAGATGCCCCACTAGTAAGTCACCCCCACAGGGTTCACCATTTCCAGAATGATCAGTGGACTGTTGACCCTGCAAATACTGATGACATGGAAATGACGAAGAGCCAGACTGTGGTAATTGACGCCAAGGGCTGTGAGCGTGAAAGGCCCAATAAAAGACGGAAGAGTCTGGCCACAAACAGGAGTGTCATGTTTGCACAAAATGATGAGGGTATGGAGTTCACTGAAGGTTTTACTGGTCACATAGAGGCAACTGAAAGTAAGACTAGCATTTTCCCCATGACTGATGCGTCACTTCCTTCTAGTCAGGCCAGCGTGTTGCAGATATCGACTGCATGTAAAGACGTGGGATTTACAAGTGACAAATCAGCTGTTATGGATCTCCATCCCAGTGATGTATCAGATGGCTGTAAAAGTAGCACGAAAAAATTCTTTCCATTTGAGTCCTTGATGTCTAAACCCTGTGAATCTGAGGGAATTACCGCTGATCTGTCGTTTGTTACTGGCCGGAAGAGCTTCTTTCCATCTCTTGGTTTAGATGATGCAGAGCTTACTAGCAGCAAACATGTGTCTGCTGATTTACAAGTGACAACAAAGTCCATGCCGTACATGACAACCAAGTCAAACTCTCAGCACTTTCCTGGTGAAGGCAATGACATGAAGATGAAGTTTGCCAATCCACCATCTGATGAACATGATGGTGCACCACTTCAGGAGGTAGAGCCAATCTCCTCATGCACCGACAGAAATGTTGATTCAGCCAAACCGGATCCAGTTTCTCCACCGGATCATACTGTCACCAAGAGAAGCGATCCAGAAATCCAAAAAGGAAAATCAAGGCGGAGGAGCCTGCTAGATCTAAAGTCTAAACTGAGACGCATCTCACAAACTATCAATGAACCTGACAAAAGTGTAGTTGACCGTGCAGCTTTACCATTACCCCGTTTAGAAGTAACAGAAAAGTTCTTAGACAATACTGAAATGGTAGACACAGTGGGTTGCAGGAGCCAGACGACTGTAGAAGGGGTGTCTGAACAAGCGGATAATGTCGAAAGCTCCAAAATTGCCTCACTGGCCAACAATGAGACTAAACCACTCACAGCCCGACTCTCGTTTGGTGGCTTTCTACCCAAACTGCCATCAAGACCTAAGCCAGTTCTTACTGATCACGCATCTGAAACCACTTATGTCTTCAAAAATAACTGTCTCGAAGCCGGAGCGGATGCTGCTTCTACTAATCTGCTGGACAACTTTGAAACGGATGATATCAATGACGAACAGCTTCCTGAGATGAGTAGCGAAGAGgacatttctgtaacaattgatgACCAATCTCTCAAGCAAACCCAAGGAGAAGGCCACTGCAGTATGAATTCAAAGCTAGAGGACCTGGAGGATAATGTCTTCTCACCAACTCTCAATGTCACCAAAAGCCTGAAAAGGGCATGTCCAGAGGATGGCCACGATGATGGGCCTCTCGAACAGAAGAGAAAACAAGATATCTCACCCCCTGAAGTCACG GGGTCAGCTTTCAGTAGTGTCCAGTGGGATGCTAATGCCACAGAGGAAGCGTCTAATGTGATGACAAAGACAATAGATGCCACCGGCTCCAGCAGCAACTCCACTTACCTTAAATCTGAGGCCACCTTTGAGTCAA CGTACAAGTACAGCCAGTGTGACTCCCAGATTGACAGGACTTTGGATTATGAATTTGATTTTCATAAG AAAATTGAAGATGGAAGCATCACAGTGAATGAGTTCCTGAGGCACTTTGGCATCGACTTTGTCATCCACAGATCTCGCCCAAGTGCCCTCCCGGACAAT TTTTCACCTAACCCAACACCACAATTGGAGCACTTACTGAAGGAGACCTACATCTACCGGCCTAAACAGAGGGTTTATGAAGCTGACTGTGGAAAGGTTACTGATAAGGTTGAGGG CCTCAAGTCACGAATGCAGCAACAAGACCATCCCCTGAAACACATCAATGAGTCACTTTTGCAGGAGCTGGCAAATCTCTCTAAGGAACAG TTACTTAGCTTTGGTTCCAAGTTGAAAGAAAGGAAGGTGTATTTCCGAAAGAGAAGCAAAATAATTTCTCATGAAATGAAGACCAGCATGTATTCGGAACTTGTGCAAACAACACAG GAGGCCAAACAGAAAATTGAGGAAAAGGTGTTGGAAACAGATACATTGCTGAAAGATCTTGATGCCTGTATTCATGACTTGGAAGCTG AATTGGCAGCTGTTGATAGTGCCCTGAGAGTTGACCAAGTTCATGTACAGCGTGATGCCCATCCAGCCCTTAAAAACAGACAAGAAG aACTGGAACGCTTGGATAGTGTTGTTGCTGAAAAAGAAAG GCAAGTGGTCGACATGGAAAGTGAGAAGAAGAATAAGGCAGACAAATTGGAGAGATTACGTGAGGAGATGAAGGATATAGAGAAACACACCTCTGTCCTACACAG TGTGAATGAATGGAAGTTGAATCTGAAAGAAGATGAGAGGACTCAATTCAGTTTTCTTCATAAGACGCTCTTCTTGGAGGTGGTACATCAACGGTCCAGTG GAATGCTTGCCCCAAAAGGTGAAATGGAACAGAAACTTTGTGACATTTCGTTTGATTTTCGATTAGACG CTGAAAAATCTGAGTGTCACACTGTAATGGTTCATGACCTGCTCTCCCAACTTCTCAAGTCTGGAAAGGATTGGTTGAAGAGGTACTCCACCACTTACGACATTCCCATG cttcTACATGAAGTGAGTCTGGTGGTGAGTCGTGTCCGACTTCTCGGTGAGGAGATCCACCGGCTGAAGAAGTGGGGGGCGCTGAGACTGGGTGTCCTGGAGATCAAGTGTGCCAACAGACG GGTCCAAATAGTTTTCTCCAGCCTCAAAACGTTTGTCAAGTTTCAGCTAACCCTGGCGATTACCAGTGCTTACCCCTTTGGAGGGGTAGAGATCCAGAGCTTCCAGAACTACATTGGAAATACAAG AGTTGACCAGATTGAGGATTTAGTCTCGTCCATTGAGCCAGCTAAGGGCTACTTAACCAAGATTATCAAGATGATTCATGATCATATCCTCGTCTAA
- the ost4 gene encoding dolichyl-diphosphooligosaccharide--protein glycosyltransferase subunit 4, with protein sequence MVTDVQLAIFANMLGVSLFLLVVLYHYVAVNNPKKLE encoded by the coding sequence ATGGTTACTGACGTTCAACTGGCAATATTTGCGAACATGCTCGGCGTGTCGCTGTTCCTGCTTGTGGTGCTGTACCATTATGTGGCTGTCAACAATCCCAAGAAATTAGAATAA